The following coding sequences lie in one Heteronotia binoei isolate CCM8104 ecotype False Entrance Well chromosome 6, APGP_CSIRO_Hbin_v1, whole genome shotgun sequence genomic window:
- the CHST2 gene encoding carbohydrate sulfotransferase 2, with the protein MKVFRRKALVLCLGYVLLLLLTMLNLLDYKWHKGPQQCSEPSLARRTPYPQQLPYYASQSRSDTRALYGPPVPPARKRQLVYVFTTWRSGSSFFGELFNQNPEVFFLYEPVWHVWQKLYPGDAVSLQGAARDMLSSLYHCDLSVFQLYSTAGAGKNLTTLGIFGAATNKVICSLPLCPAYRKEVVGMVDDKVCKKCPPQQLSLFQEECLKYHTLVIKGVRVFDLTVLAPLMQDPSLALKVIHLVRDPRAVASSRIKSRHGLIRESLQVVRSRDPRIHRMPFLDAGHKLNSKKEGGGGSDYHALGAMEVICSSMAKTLQTALRPPDWLKGNYMAVRYEDLVVDPIKTLRQVYGFVNLVVSPEMEKFALNMTSGPGYSSKPFVVSARNASQAVNAWRTALSFQQIRQVEEYCHQPMSILGYERVSSPEEVKDLSKTLLRKPRL; encoded by the coding sequence ATGAAGGTTTTCCGCAGGAAGGCGCTGGTGCTCTGCTTGGGCTatgtgctgctgcttctcctcaccATGCTCAACTTGCTGGACTACAAGTGGCACAAGGGGCCGCAGCAGTGCAGCGAACCTTCCCTGGCCCGGCGCACTCCGTATCCGCAGCAGCTGCCTTACTATGCCTCCCAGTCCCGCTCGGACACTCGTGCTCTCTATGGGCCTCCCGTGCCCCCTGCCCGCAAGCGGCAGTTGGTCTACGTTTTCACCACCTGGCGTTCAGGTTCGTCCTTCTTTGGGGAGCTCTTCAACCAGAATCCAGAAGTCTTCTTTCTTTACGAGCCAGTGTGGCATGTCTGGCAGAAGCTGTATCCGGGTGATGCCGTCTCCCTGCAGGGGGCAGCCAGGGACATGCTGAGCTCTCTCTACCACTGTGATCTGTCTGTCTTCCAGCTCTATAGCACAGCAGGGGCTGGGAAGAACCTCACCACTTTGGGCATCTTTGGGGCGGCCACCAACAAGGTGATTTGTTCTTTGCCCCTGTGCCCGGCCTACCGCAAGGAAGTGGTTGGCATGGTGGATGACAAAGTGTGCAAGAAGTGCCCGCCGCAACAACTCAGCCTCTTCCAGGAAGAGTGCCTCAAGTACCACACCCTGGTCATCAAAGGGGTGCGTGTCTTCGACCTGACGGTACTGGCACCACTCATGCAGGACCCTTCTTTGGCTCTTAAAGTCATCCACCTGGTCCGGGACCCCAGAGCAGTGGCTAGCTCGAGGATCAAATCCCGCCACGGGCTCATCCGTGAGAGCTTGCAGGTCGTGAGGAGCAGAGACCCCCGCATCCATCGCATGCCCTTCTTGGATGCGGGCCACAAACTGAACAgcaagaaggaggggggagggggctcagaCTACCATGCTTTAGGGGCCATGGAGGTGATCTGTAGCAGCATGGCAAAGACCCTACAGACTGCCTTGCGCCCGCCTGACTGGCTCAAGGGTAATTACATGGCTGTCCGCTATGAGGACCTGGTGGTGGACCCCATCAAGACTTTACGACAGGTGTACGGGTTTGTCAACCTGGTGGTGAGCCCTGAGATGGAGAAGTTTGCCCTTAACATGACCAGTGGGCCTGGGTACTCCTCCAAGCCCTTTGTGGTCTCTGCCAGGAATGCTAGCCAGGCAGTGAATGCTTGGAGGACAGCATTGAGCTTTCAGCAGAttaggcaagtggaggagtattGCCACCAGCCCATGTCcattctcgggtatgagagagtCAGCAGTCCAGAAGAAGTAAAGGACCTCAGCAAAACCTTGCTCAGGAAGCCGAGGTTGTGA